GAATTATTTTTGCCGGAGGAAAATTCGATAGGGCAAATCCGAGGACGCTACCTCCCAAAATTACGGCGAGAAATGCGGCTTCTGGAATTCCGCGCTCCAGATAGACGATGGACAGGGTGAGGCAGGAGAGAAATATCACACCGCCGGCGAGTCCGTCTATGCCGTCGATCAGGTTGATGGCGTTGGTGATCCCGACGATCCATAGCAGGGTGAGGACGATGGAGAAGTGGTTGAGCTGAATCAACCCGCCGATGCTTTCGATCTGGAATCCCGACGCGTACATGATGAAGGCGATGCCTGTCTGAGCGAAAAGTTTGAATCGTGGCGGCAGGTGATAGATGTCGTCGAGCACTCCCAATGTCATCATCAAACTGACGCCGACGGTGATGACCAGAAATAAAATCAGATTCTCTTTGGGCAGAAAACCGCTCCCGAACAAAATCCACATGGACCCAATGAGCGAAAAGGTCACAGCGATACCGCCGAAGGGGTTGACCTTTTTGTCCGTCAGCGCCATGGCGCGTTCAAACAGATTCTGAAAGAATAAATTTTCATCCGCGAGCTTGATGATGGACCAGGTGAAAAACAGGGAAAGCGCAAAGGCAATGATGTAGCCTGATAAATAGACGAAGCCTGGAATCGGTTGTGAAAAAAAGGTCATTTGAGTTGGTTGATCGCCAGTTGAGCCATGCATCGCATGAAGATCAGGGAATGGACGCAGACAGCGGCCAAAGCGTTTCCCTGATAGTGTTTGCGGTAAAAATAACTCATCCCTTGATGCCTTTTAATAATGATTCGCCAGGAAACTTTGCCGGAACTTGCGGTGACTTTATGATTTATGCGAGCCTCGGGGAGATAAACCACGTCGCGCCCCCGTTTTTTCATCTCGAAACACAGATCAACGTCTTCGTTGAATAGAAAGTAATTTTCGTCGAAG
This window of the Candidatus Nitrohelix vancouverensis genome carries:
- a CDS encoding undecaprenyl/decaprenyl-phosphate alpha-N-acetylglucosaminyl 1-phosphate transferase, with amino-acid sequence MTFFSQPIPGFVYLSGYIIAFALSLFFTWSIIKLADENLFFQNLFERAMALTDKKVNPFGGIAVTFSLIGSMWILFGSGFLPKENLILFLVITVGVSLMMTLGVLDDIYHLPPRFKLFAQTGIAFIMYASGFQIESIGGLIQLNHFSIVLTLLWIVGITNAINLIDGIDGLAGGVIFLSCLTLSIVYLERGIPEAAFLAVILGGSVLGFALSNFPPAKIILGDTGSLPLGLMVSLITLLPLNQGYTDEIYYLVPLITLLLPIVDTTFAFFRRIFKGVSPFSKDAEHLHHRLEKLGMSTVKAILILLGACLCFNLSALGVVYNIDILSNMVPKYLAFITLSVLVLVLSLRFAENKKRNGK